One window from the genome of Malacoplasma penetrans HF-2 encodes:
- a CDS encoding MPN337 family protein → MQKDNSYIKKFKIRNFLPFYIEKVDNKFFSGTSTNINKHNSVKSKNKKMIAKLDPEESVKFFDSQGIVDHNNIKYLLNQIIWKLVAKTGNKIYDLFSTVETTSWGQPLFLFEKFEFEDLKIIGNTLAEKRYIYCLNIDPQSYLYNFIEQIEIAFVIDEKKKNISGGFFLNSGQFLQLDSFDEIIEKFYYNSMIKSFIHKELSPISVSNILSLMDLYTEDDFLKLKNKKNKNINKSKSVNKKSLDELKKSWNEYLKEKVFNSQNPNLLKKKKYLENDLFYGFLNVMLCCLAIYEELKTYFSNSEPELYLPLLKKIEFVKINDDQNSEQDFYELIYLIKNRFFHFGKEKMKNIKNPEDALEALIKFDKFENESFGSISTIFELNRNINAPFLNDYEDIFVNSKDLKILFLLAFDSDILGINLLSADFLNYDAFNKNIKSINFDSSWNNLIKELVYKNICEWNYNYVTFVDASFSGLIIKNSNSDIKDKDLMNLQMEEDGIFNNYLWSFIYGKTLIWRLQNIEEDVQIAKIEKPWELRNYLQELEILRLSNMDEYYGIQQVKNIVNKIDSFYEFNKLNDFLKEKITKDDKLFGKGKERRNLAATFVSATIFGILDFFTCVFSILTVTQAELQEVNSTNLIVILVGSVFAIILFLILSYIIFIPFIFRKKKKNQFY, encoded by the coding sequence ATGCAAAAAGATAATTCATATATCAAAAAATTTAAAATCAGAAATTTCTTACCATTCTATATAGAAAAAGTAGATAATAAGTTCTTTAGTGGTACAAGCACTAACATTAATAAACACAATTCAGTAAAATCAAAAAATAAAAAAATGATAGCAAAACTAGATCCTGAAGAATCAGTTAAATTTTTTGATTCTCAAGGAATTGTTGATCACAATAATATTAAATATTTATTGAACCAAATTATTTGAAAATTAGTAGCAAAAACAGGGAATAAAATTTATGACTTATTTTCAACTGTTGAAACTACAAGTTGAGGACAACCTTTATTTTTATTTGAAAAATTTGAATTTGAAGATTTAAAAATTATTGGTAATACTTTAGCTGAAAAAAGATATATTTATTGTTTAAATATTGATCCTCAAAGTTATCTATATAACTTTATTGAACAAATAGAAATTGCTTTTGTAATTGATGAAAAAAAGAAAAATATTTCAGGTGGTTTTTTCTTAAATAGTGGGCAATTTTTACAATTAGATTCATTTGATGAAATTATTGAAAAATTCTATTACAACTCAATGATAAAAAGTTTTATTCATAAAGAATTATCTCCAATTTCAGTAAGTAATATTTTGAGTTTAATGGATCTTTATACTGAAGATGATTTTTTAAAACTAAAAAATAAAAAAAATAAGAATATTAATAAATCAAAATCAGTAAATAAAAAATCTTTAGATGAACTAAAAAAATCATGAAATGAATATTTAAAAGAAAAAGTTTTTAATAGTCAAAATCCTAACTTATTAAAAAAGAAAAAATATTTAGAAAATGATTTATTTTATGGTTTTTTAAATGTCATGTTATGTTGCTTAGCAATTTATGAAGAATTAAAAACCTATTTTTCAAACAGTGAGCCAGAACTTTACTTACCTTTACTTAAAAAAATTGAATTTGTAAAAATTAATGATGACCAAAATAGTGAACAAGATTTCTATGAATTAATCTATTTAATTAAAAATAGATTTTTCCATTTTGGTAAAGAAAAAATGAAAAATATAAAAAATCCAGAAGATGCATTAGAAGCTCTAATTAAGTTTGATAAATTTGAGAATGAATCATTTGGTTCTATATCCACAATTTTTGAACTTAATAGAAATATTAATGCTCCTTTCTTAAATGATTATGAAGATATCTTTGTAAACTCTAAAGATTTAAAAATATTATTTCTTCTAGCTTTTGATTCAGATATATTGGGAATTAACTTATTGTCTGCAGATTTTTTAAACTATGATGCTTTTAATAAAAATATTAAAAGTATCAATTTTGATTCTTCTTGAAACAATTTAATAAAAGAACTAGTTTATAAAAACATATGTGAATGAAACTATAATTATGTAACTTTTGTAGATGCTTCATTCTCTGGGTTAATAATCAAAAATAGTAATAGTGACATAAAAGACAAAGATCTAATGAATTTGCAGATGGAAGAAGATGGAATTTTTAACAATTACCTTTGATCTTTCATTTATGGTAAGACTTTGATTTGAAGATTACAAAACATTGAAGAAGATGTTCAGATTGCAAAAATAGAAAAGCCTTGAGAATTAAGAAATTATTTACAAGAACTTGAGATATTAAGACTTTCTAATATGGATGAATATTATGGAATTCAACAAGTTAAAAATATTGTTAACAAAATAGACTCATTCTATGAATTTAATAAGTTAAATGATTTCTTAAAAGAAAAAATAACAAAAGATGATAAGTTGTTTGGTAAAGGTAAAGAAAGAAGAAACCTAGCTGCAACTTTTGTCTCGGCCACTATTTTTGGTATTTTAGATTTCTTTACTTGTGTCTTTTCTATATTAACTGTTACACAAGCAGAATTACAAGAAGTAAACTCCACAAACTTAATAGTAATTTTAGTTGGAAGTGTGTTTGCTATAATATTGTTTTTAATTCTTTCCTACATTATCTTTATTCCTTTTATTTTTAGAAAGAAAAAGAAAAATCAATTTTACTAA
- a CDS encoding DUF31 family putative serine protease gives MAKKNKKTNKKDKSKKIDDQLRDELDELYDDESEFDTDYEDIDEFDSFKDDEDKNYDDQHELNQDDQFFNSNDNNEDSFEKPSKKKSKKSGLDKKAKKDKYHDDYEDKHYDDFGMDFDNQEDLEFEPVKKTDNKKNKTDKPKKSKKNKNIETFDKDFDKRYDHEDDFYPPEDGYYNEDLDFDQNPKSDKPKKSKKNKNVETFDKDFDKRYDHEDDFYPPEDGYYNEDLDFDQNPKSDKPKKSKKNKNVETFDKDFDEPYDHEDDFYPPEDEYYNRDLDFDQNPEFEQPKKTKTEKNKKEETKKSKKQNKNDDHQDYYGDEFFHDENPEYIDDYFTEPEQDFDQIEKQKSNKKKTDKPKKSKKNKDVQETYDDYPPYDDESVYGYDQDYHSLEGERYEDDFDYHEEPEFEETKKPKGKGGFLGFGKRRKNDYEDDYYDDRDYGHEDAKYRDDYYDDDDDDWEERDYPDEYDEDYPDRRKSSREDDLYDQYTIGGENPYLYQQPQKKKKSLFWSLISFLILSIVLIASGLTAYLIIRNRVSFNSNPNITTQYMVDTSSTSNQAMKYVAERSLSLSFYLSNGSSTRAVFGTGWIFNKEKDSDTYYIATNIHVAAALTYGNKKVSDNEDFTGYSLSSAAVSYINYSSNTTPIYSSGNLNDVKTSIPEVVYLADSSNTSSSFGKAYPNDTSSNYKNSLDFAILKYGFSTTNLTSHVSSSNSAVQTSIQNFSNWLKNGYGANPTQFYSTPVSGLNNSNPIQNTTSTNEFYTRKYYMGGYPNLSTGGGAKIEWVGLSNFPIATPAGGIADSNITTANYLAHASGKSHVDQSDEKWKEENKIVYYNSTSSVATNYVNVGLNGLFDATSVAGASGSMVVANLSDDANSTNSSFKVVGIYWGTEVFNFTTTYQTVGVGSLLNISDYQINGTTYKGYDVFDDATKAITSKLASGKSLEYSYTSKNSLVTSNSTVTNPTTSNNIYSYFSTSWNSIDNNYSQCLYSIVKND, from the coding sequence ATGGCAAAAAAGAATAAAAAAACTAATAAAAAAGATAAATCTAAAAAAATAGATGACCAATTAAGAGATGAATTGGATGAACTCTATGATGATGAATCTGAATTTGATACCGATTATGAAGATATAGATGAATTTGATTCTTTTAAAGATGATGAAGATAAAAATTATGATGATCAGCATGAATTAAATCAAGATGATCAATTTTTTAACTCTAATGACAACAATGAAGATTCTTTTGAAAAACCAAGTAAGAAAAAAAGTAAAAAATCAGGTTTAGATAAAAAAGCTAAAAAAGATAAATATCATGATGATTATGAAGATAAACATTATGATGATTTTGGAATGGATTTTGATAACCAAGAAGATTTAGAATTTGAACCTGTGAAAAAAACAGATAACAAAAAGAATAAAACTGATAAACCTAAAAAATCTAAGAAAAATAAAAATATTGAAACCTTTGATAAAGATTTTGACAAACGATATGATCATGAAGATGATTTTTATCCACCAGAAGATGGATATTATAATGAGGATTTAGACTTTGATCAAAATCCAAAATCTGATAAACCTAAAAAATCTAAGAAGAATAAAAATGTTGAAACCTTTGATAAAGATTTTGACAAACGATATGATCATGAAGATGATTTTTATCCACCAGAAGATGGATATTATAATGAGGATTTAGACTTTGATCAAAATCCAAAATCTGATAAACCTAAAAAATCTAAGAAGAATAAAAATGTTGAAACCTTTGATAAAGATTTTGATGAACCATATGATCATGAAGATGATTTTTATCCACCAGAAGATGAATACTATAATAGGGATTTAGACTTTGATCAAAACCCAGAATTTGAGCAACCTAAAAAAACTAAAACTGAAAAGAATAAAAAAGAAGAAACTAAGAAATCAAAAAAACAAAACAAAAATGATGATCACCAAGATTATTATGGTGATGAATTTTTTCATGATGAAAATCCTGAATACATTGATGACTACTTTACTGAACCTGAACAAGATTTTGATCAAATTGAAAAACAAAAAAGTAATAAAAAGAAAACAGACAAACCTAAAAAATCTAAGAAAAATAAAGATGTTCAAGAAACTTATGATGATTATCCACCATATGATGATGAATCAGTATATGGATATGACCAAGATTATCATTCATTAGAAGGTGAAAGATATGAAGATGATTTTGATTATCATGAAGAACCAGAATTTGAAGAAACTAAAAAACCTAAGGGCAAAGGTGGTTTTTTAGGATTTGGTAAAAGAAGAAAAAATGACTATGAAGATGATTATTATGATGATCGAGATTATGGTCATGAAGATGCAAAATATCGTGATGATTACTATGATGACGATGATGATGACTGAGAAGAACGTGATTATCCGGATGAATATGATGAAGACTATCCAGATAGAAGAAAATCTAGTAGAGAAGATGATTTATATGATCAATATACAATAGGTGGAGAAAACCCTTATTTATATCAACAACCTCAAAAGAAAAAGAAATCTTTATTTTGATCACTTATAAGTTTTTTAATTTTATCAATTGTTCTTATTGCAAGTGGTTTAACAGCATATCTTATTATTAGAAATAGAGTTTCATTTAATTCTAATCCTAATATTACTACTCAATATATGGTTGATACTAGCTCAACATCAAATCAGGCTATGAAGTATGTAGCTGAAAGAAGTTTATCTTTATCTTTTTATTTATCAAATGGTTCTAGTACTAGAGCAGTTTTTGGAACTGGTTGAATCTTTAATAAAGAAAAAGATTCAGATACATATTATATTGCTACAAATATCCATGTTGCAGCTGCATTAACATATGGAAATAAGAAGGTTTCAGATAATGAAGATTTTACAGGTTATTCATTATCTTCTGCTGCAGTTTCTTACATTAACTATTCTAGTAACACTACTCCAATCTATAGTTCAGGAAATCTAAATGATGTTAAAACATCAATACCTGAAGTTGTTTATTTAGCAGACTCAAGTAATACAAGTTCTAGTTTTGGAAAAGCTTATCCAAATGACACTTCTTCTAATTATAAAAATTCACTTGATTTTGCAATTCTAAAATATGGCTTTAGTACTACAAATTTAACTAGTCATGTTTCATCAAGTAACTCAGCTGTTCAAACTTCTATCCAAAATTTTAGCAATTGATTAAAAAATGGATATGGTGCAAATCCAACACAATTTTACAGTACCCCAGTTTCAGGTTTAAATAATAGTAATCCTATTCAAAATACAACTTCAACAAATGAATTTTATACAAGAAAATACTATATGGGGGGATACCCAAATTTAAGTACAGGTGGTGGAGCTAAAATTGAATGAGTTGGTCTTTCAAATTTTCCAATTGCTACACCAGCAGGCGGAATAGCTGATTCTAATATAACAACAGCAAATTATTTAGCTCATGCTTCAGGAAAGAGTCATGTAGATCAATCAGATGAAAAATGAAAAGAAGAAAATAAAATAGTTTATTACAATTCAACTTCAAGTGTTGCCACTAATTATGTAAATGTGGGATTAAACGGTTTATTTGATGCAACTTCAGTAGCTGGTGCTTCTGGAAGTATGGTTGTTGCTAATTTAAGTGATGATGCTAACTCAACAAATTCTAGTTTTAAAGTTGTAGGAATTTATTGAGGTACTGAGGTTTTCAATTTCACTACAACATATCAAACTGTTGGTGTTGGGAGCTTATTAAATATTTCTGATTATCAAATTAATGGAACTACTTATAAAGGTTATGATGTTTTTGATGATGCAACAAAAGCTATTACTAGTAAATTGGCTTCAGGTAAATCATTAGAATATTCTTATACTTCTAAAAACTCTCTTGTTACTAGTAATAGCACTGTAACAAATCCAACAACATCAAATAATATCTACTCTTATTTCTCTACATCATGAAACTCAATTGATAACAATTATTCTCAATGTTTATATTCAATTGTTAAAAATGATTAG
- a CDS encoding MPN338 family protein — MSKIKNKYNGIKVKNIWPFYIENINEKFFESLSNHSNKVLVNKILPKIQKGFDEDEMEKFNEIDSLTKSSKILLMLNLILQKIVSKTGSSTSDLLYCFEKNRFNEPVYIKPLTFENNFYAHANKSKFDNERKYDFLIEIDRNSYLKKYISNIQLSFFLEDEAKMLSGGFSINLEQISDSKNEFQEMVNSIYLHSLIKHFISKQLYPLSLDNLLTIISNGNKDFEILSKKVNKNSKHNVKQHKPNKKINYEEITIQDIKDNWDYFINRKYLQFKKLTPKEKEYFETDLFFSILIINLIMLALYEELKIYFTNENPEIILKLLDKPSTIKEDPNQNVETDFYELAKFLNHNFLDNTKSKKVKEIKTAEELIETLNLQKNIYEFSFGMPIFSVEIYALEAGIKSATAEDTFNENFDLKIFFLMVIFPELFGMDLATGNFIEYDQLLDTIKATNINNRKVTLSFMDMINKTKCEFNYDYMSFVGDEPSMFIVKNDTKISKSKLFTNDDYVPTGLYENYLWAQIFIQSRLWKSVSVEKDFAYDCANNHATYHKNKIKKLEDLSFSWYDDYYGMSQIKPIVTKIDEQINLRKSIESLRMKIIQRDELSKKDKERGTVLFAYIVATLIGFINFFGMIFTILTVKNPADGLTPLNIVFICIGSVFASFLFFILVFFGIKVIKPFRKKR, encoded by the coding sequence ATGTCAAAAATTAAAAATAAATATAATGGTATAAAAGTCAAAAATATATGACCTTTTTATATCGAAAATATTAACGAGAAATTTTTTGAAAGTTTATCTAATCATTCAAATAAAGTTTTAGTTAATAAAATTCTTCCAAAAATCCAAAAGGGTTTTGATGAAGATGAAATGGAAAAATTTAATGAAATAGATAGTTTAACTAAAAGCTCTAAAATCCTTTTAATGTTAAATTTAATCTTACAAAAAATAGTTTCAAAAACAGGTTCATCAACAAGTGACTTATTATATTGTTTTGAAAAAAATAGATTTAATGAGCCAGTTTATATTAAACCATTAACATTTGAAAACAACTTTTATGCACATGCTAATAAGTCTAAATTTGATAACGAAAGAAAGTATGATTTCTTAATTGAAATTGATAGAAATTCATATTTAAAAAAATATATATCAAATATTCAACTTTCTTTCTTTTTAGAAGATGAAGCTAAGATGTTATCTGGTGGTTTTTCAATTAACTTAGAACAAATATCTGATTCTAAAAATGAATTCCAAGAAATGGTAAATTCAATATATTTACATTCTTTGATTAAACACTTTATATCTAAGCAACTTTATCCATTATCTTTAGATAATTTATTAACAATTATAAGTAATGGAAATAAAGACTTTGAAATCTTATCTAAAAAAGTAAATAAGAATAGTAAGCATAATGTTAAACAACATAAGCCAAATAAGAAAATTAATTATGAAGAAATAACTATTCAAGATATTAAAGACAACTGAGATTATTTTATTAATAGAAAATATTTACAGTTTAAAAAACTTACTCCTAAAGAAAAGGAATATTTTGAAACTGATTTATTCTTCTCTATTTTAATTATTAATCTAATAATGTTAGCTTTATATGAAGAATTGAAGATTTACTTTACAAACGAGAATCCTGAAATCATTTTAAAGTTATTAGATAAACCATCAACAATTAAAGAAGACCCAAACCAAAATGTGGAAACAGATTTCTATGAGTTAGCAAAATTCTTAAATCATAATTTTTTAGATAATACAAAATCTAAAAAGGTTAAAGAAATTAAAACTGCTGAAGAACTAATTGAAACCCTTAACTTACAAAAAAATATTTATGAGTTTTCATTTGGGATGCCAATCTTCTCAGTAGAAATTTATGCTTTAGAAGCTGGAATAAAGTCTGCAACTGCAGAAGATACATTTAATGAAAACTTTGATTTAAAAATTTTCTTCTTAATGGTTATTTTCCCAGAATTATTTGGAATGGATTTAGCTACTGGTAATTTTATTGAATATGATCAATTACTAGATACTATTAAAGCAACTAATATTAACAATAGAAAAGTTACATTATCTTTTATGGACATGATTAATAAAACTAAATGTGAATTTAATTATGATTACATGTCTTTTGTTGGTGATGAGCCATCAATGTTTATAGTAAAAAATGATACTAAAATTAGTAAGAGCAAATTATTTACAAATGATGATTATGTACCAACTGGTTTATATGAAAACTATTTATGAGCACAAATCTTTATTCAATCTAGACTTTGAAAAAGTGTAAGTGTTGAAAAAGACTTTGCATATGATTGTGCTAATAATCATGCAACTTATCACAAAAACAAAATTAAAAAATTAGAAGACCTATCTTTCAGTTGATATGATGACTATTATGGGATGAGTCAAATTAAACCAATTGTAACTAAAATAGATGAACAAATTAATTTAAGAAAATCAATTGAATCTTTAAGAATGAAAATAATTCAAAGAGATGAATTATCTAAAAAAGACAAAGAAAGAGGAACAGTATTATTTGCATATATTGTTGCAACACTAATTGGGTTTATCAATTTCTTTGGGATGATCTTTACAATTCTAACTGTTAAAAATCCTGCTGATGGATTAACACCCTTAAATATTGTTTTTATATGTATTGGTTCAGTTTTTGCTTCATTCTTGTTTTTCATCTTAGTATTTTTTGGAATTAAAGTTATTAAACCATTTAGAAAGAAAAGATAA
- the ffh gene encoding signal recognition particle protein, protein MFKSMIASIVSKNMKKKLENSTIKEEDLVEVLKQIRISLLDADVNLSVTKNLIKNIREAAVGTMVDPGQKPEDALLLIIKEELIKVLGSETKTIDFEKKKLKIMMVGLQGSGKTTTAAKIASFAKGKFDKKPLLVACDIYRPAAIDQLRTLSEEIKVDFYDKKQQDPVKTSKEALDIADKNKNDLVVIDTAGRLHTNKELMEELQKIKKATNPDEILLVVDAMAGQDITNVAQEFHNNLNLTGIVITKLDSDARAGAALSLRSILDVPIKLTGVGEKVGSLDVFHPERIVDKILGFGDMITLAEQAAENLDEKVVKRSFQKMLSGKMDLEDLMNQMEQLSKMGSIGSIMNMLPNSPKITEDKINDIEQKMKVWKVLLSSMTLKERRNPSLLKKNPNRRIRIIKGSGRKADELNKMLSEWEKAKERMETIGKQIKKGQNPFSSWMK, encoded by the coding sequence ATGTTTAAATCAATGATTGCATCTATTGTTTCTAAAAACATGAAGAAGAAACTTGAGAATTCAACAATTAAAGAAGAGGATTTGGTTGAGGTTTTAAAACAAATTAGAATTTCATTATTGGATGCTGACGTTAATTTATCAGTTACTAAAAATCTAATTAAAAATATTAGAGAAGCAGCAGTTGGAACAATGGTAGACCCTGGACAAAAACCAGAAGATGCGTTGTTATTAATTATTAAAGAAGAATTAATTAAAGTTTTAGGATCTGAAACTAAGACAATTGATTTTGAAAAAAAGAAATTAAAAATAATGATGGTAGGTTTACAAGGTTCTGGTAAGACTACTACAGCTGCAAAAATTGCAAGTTTTGCAAAAGGTAAATTTGATAAGAAACCATTGTTAGTAGCTTGTGATATTTATAGACCTGCAGCTATTGATCAATTGAGAACACTATCTGAAGAAATCAAAGTTGATTTCTATGATAAAAAACAACAAGATCCAGTAAAAACTTCTAAAGAAGCTTTAGATATTGCTGATAAAAATAAAAATGATTTAGTAGTTATTGATACTGCTGGTAGATTGCATACAAATAAAGAATTAATGGAAGAGTTGCAAAAAATTAAAAAAGCAACAAACCCAGATGAAATCTTATTAGTGGTGGATGCAATGGCTGGTCAAGATATTACTAATGTTGCTCAAGAATTCCATAATAATTTAAACCTTACAGGGATTGTAATTACTAAATTGGATTCTGATGCTAGAGCAGGTGCTGCTTTATCTCTTAGATCAATTTTAGATGTTCCAATTAAATTAACAGGGGTTGGGGAAAAAGTAGGATCGCTAGATGTTTTCCACCCTGAAAGAATTGTTGATAAAATCCTAGGTTTTGGTGACATGATTACATTAGCTGAACAAGCTGCTGAAAACTTGGATGAAAAAGTTGTTAAAAGATCTTTCCAAAAAATGTTATCTGGAAAAATGGATCTAGAAGATTTAATGAATCAAATGGAACAACTTTCAAAAATGGGATCAATTGGTTCAATTATGAACATGCTTCCAAATTCTCCTAAAATTACTGAAGATAAAATTAATGATATTGAACAAAAGATGAAAGTATGAAAAGTGCTTTTATCTTCTATGACTCTAAAAGAAAGAAGAAATCCATCTCTTTTAAAGAAGAACCCTAATAGAAGAATCAGAATCATTAAGGGTTCAGGTAGAAAAGCTGATG